The Rhizobium leguminosarum DNA segment GCCACGACCCGCGGCTCGCCATGCTGAAATCGCTCTCCATACCGTATGTTGTGCATGGTCGCTCCTTCGGTTCGGAGCCCGACTATCCCTATCTCGACATCGACAATGAAGGCGCCTTCTATGATGCGACGCGGCTCTTGCTGCAGCTCGGCCATACGCGCTTTGCGCTGATGAACGGACCGATGCAGCTCGATTTCGCCATCCGCAGAAAGAACGGCCTCATATCAGCGCTTGCCGAGCGCGGGCTGGCACTCGACGAGGATTGCATCAGCCATGCGCTGATGACGGACGAGCAAGGCCTGCTGGCGATGGAACACTTCCTGCAGCTGCCGGAGCGGCCAACGGCCATCCTCTGCTCCAGCACGGTGCTGGCGCTCGGCGCCATCCGCGCGGTCAACCAGGCGGGATTGCGGCTCGGTGAGGATATCTCGTTGATCGCCCATGACGACGTGCTGCCGCTGTTGAAGCCGGAAAACTTCTCCGTGCCGCTGACGACGACGCGCTCCTCGCTCAGGGCGGCCGGCGTTCGCATCGCGCAGCGGCTGATCGGCACGGTGAAGCAGGCAGGCCCCTTCCCCGATCAGGAGCTCTGGAAGACCGAACTGATCGTCAGAGCCTCAACCGGCCCTGCCCCGCAGCAGCCATAATCAGAACTGTGGCGGGGTCTGCCCTGCGGCGCGATGGGCGGCGATGACCGTATTGGCCATCAGCATGGCGATGGTCATCGGGCCGACGCCACCGGGAACCGGGGTGATGGTGCTGGCGACCGCAGAGACCTCCTCGAAGGCGACGTCGCCGACGAGCCGGGTCTTGCCCTCGCCTCTTTCGGGGGCTGCCACGCGGTTGATGCCGACGTCGATGACCGTCGCACCCGGCTTGACCCAATCGGCCCTGACCATCTCCGGCCGGCCGACGGCGGCCACCAGGATATCGGCATTGCGGCAGACCTCGGCGAGGTTCTTGGTTCGTGAATGGGCGATCGTCACCGTCGCATTGGCGTTGAGCAGCAATTGCGCCATCGGCTTGCCGAACAGGTTGGAGCGGCCGATGACGACGGCGTTGAGGCCGGAGAGGTCCTCGCCATGGGTGCGGCGGACGAAGACCATGGCGCCGGCCGGCGTGCAGGAAACCAGTCCGGTCTTCAGGTCGCCGATGGCGAGCTTGCCGGCGTTGGCGATACTGAGGCCATCGACATCCTTTTCCGGCAGGATCGCCTGGATGATCGACTCACTGTCGAGCGGTTTCGGCAGGGGCAATTGCACCAGGATGCCGTGGATCGAAGGATCGGCGTTAAGGGTGGCGACGAGGGCTGCCAGCTCCTCCTGGCTGGTCTCGGCCGGCAGCGTGTGCTGGACTGATTTGAAGCCGCATTCCTTGGCCATGCGGCCCTTCGAGCCGACATAGGCGTGGCTTGCCGGATCGTCGCCGACGATGACGACCGCAAGGCCGGCGGTGACGCCGCTGCTCTTTTCCAGCGCCGCCGTCGCACTCTTGACCGTCTGAATGACCGATGCAGCTACGTTCTTGCCGTCGATTACTGTCGCCACGCGCGTCTCTCCGCCCTGTTTCGCGTCAATCTATTGATAGTCGGCGAGCGTCAAATGCCCGCTAACGCCCTATCCTGTCGGAAAGCAGCAATGCAATATCAAAAATGCAAGGAAGTGTTCGTTCAACGCAACGGCTGCCGCGCTTCGAACGTATGAACACGAAGCCGGTCGCGCAGGCCGGAGATCTCGGAGCGCAGCACTTCCATCTCGTCGACCGTGTTCGGGACCGGTTGCGGTGACGGCGGCGCGGAAGACAGCGGTGAGGATGCCGACATTTCCTCTTCGGATGCGATCATGGGTTTACGCAGGCGCAGCAGGAAAGCAGCAGCAAGACCGGCAGCGAGACCCGCGGCAGCGCCGGCCAGCGAGCCGCCGGTCAGGCCATCGGGCGCCGATACCGCCGTTGCCAGCGCCGGCTTCATGAGAGTGATATGACCTTCGGC contains these protein-coding regions:
- a CDS encoding LacI family DNA-binding transcriptional regulator — translated: MNLKQLSELLGLSQTTVSRALNGYPEVNEATRERVLQAVKETGYRPNKAAQRLATGKAGSIGLVMPTAPGHQSDVHFGEFLAGLGEEAVRHDFHFVIMPADPDDEVAALRRLAISGNVDALFVAYMRGHDPRLAMLKSLSIPYVVHGRSFGSEPDYPYLDIDNEGAFYDATRLLLQLGHTRFALMNGPMQLDFAIRRKNGLISALAERGLALDEDCISHALMTDEQGLLAMEHFLQLPERPTAILCSSTVLALGAIRAVNQAGLRLGEDISLIAHDDVLPLLKPENFSVPLTTTRSSLRAAGVRIAQRLIGTVKQAGPFPDQELWKTELIVRASTGPAPQQP
- the folD gene encoding bifunctional methylenetetrahydrofolate dehydrogenase/methenyltetrahydrofolate cyclohydrolase FolD; this encodes MATVIDGKNVAASVIQTVKSATAALEKSSGVTAGLAVVIVGDDPASHAYVGSKGRMAKECGFKSVQHTLPAETSQEELAALVATLNADPSIHGILVQLPLPKPLDSESIIQAILPEKDVDGLSIANAGKLAIGDLKTGLVSCTPAGAMVFVRRTHGEDLSGLNAVVIGRSNLFGKPMAQLLLNANATVTIAHSRTKNLAEVCRNADILVAAVGRPEMVRADWVKPGATVIDVGINRVAAPERGEGKTRLVGDVAFEEVSAVASTITPVPGGVGPMTIAMLMANTVIAAHRAAGQTPPQF